The genome window ACCGGATGCGATACAAATGCTGAGCAATTACAGCTGGCCTGGAAACGTCAGACAGCTTAAAAACATCGCAGAACAAATTTGTGTACTGGAAAAAGACAGGAACGTGACTGCTGGTGCTTTATTGAACTATATTCCGAATGAAGGAGGCAGCAATTTGCCAATGGCATTAAATAATGGGAGTAATAAAGAAGATTTTTCTGAAAGAGATATCCTTTATAAAGTTCTTTTTGACATGAAAAAAGACATGATGGACTTGAAGAAACTGGTTGCCGAGATTATTCAGAGTGGCGGAAATACTTCACATATTATGGAGGAAAACCCGCATTATATCAACCAGCTTTACCAGGAAGTAGATCAGACCGTGAGCAATGATTCCACTTTCATGATTAAAAAATCTCCTCAGAATGCACCTGTAGACTATAACTACACCCATGATGCAGAAGAAGTGGAAGAATCCCTTTCTCTGATTGACAAAGAATCTGATTTAATCAAAAAAGCACTGAAAAAACATAAAGGCAAACGTAAGTTCGCAGCCCAGGAACTGGGAATTTCGGAACGTACGCTGTATAGAAAAATCAAAGAACTCAATTTAAATTAGGTCATGAAAAGAATCTGTTTATTGCTTTTGCTGCCACTGGCAACCTTAGTGAATTCGTGTTCAGTAAAATTAAACGGAGCCTCTATTCCCGCAGAAATGAAAACGGTAGCGGTGTCGTATTTTGAAAATAATGCACCATTGGTGATCCCGACATTAAGTGCAGATTTTACGGAGGCCTTAAAACTGCGTATCCGGAATCAAACCCGCCTGGTGGTTACCCAGAGTAATGCTGATGCAGTTTTTGAAGGCAGGATTACGGGTTATGACATCCGCCCTATCGCCCTTCAGAATAACAATGCGCCAAGTGCGGGCGGAAACAGGCTGACGATTAAAGTAAGTGTAAAATACACCAACAACCTGAATCCTAAACAAAGTTTTGAAGAATCATTTGAGCGGTTTAAAGACTTTGACATGAGAGGTCAGAGCCTGGAATCTCTTCAGCTCCAGTTAAATAAAGATATCAACGCACAGCTTACTGAAGATATATTCAACAGGGCTTTTGCGCAATGGTAAAAGAGCCGGAAAAACCGGTATATTAAATGAATTTCAATCGTTAACTTAGCCTCGTGATGCTGGATAAAGATATACAACAACAACTTGCTGAATTAATTGCGGACCCTCAAAAGGCTTCTCCGCAGCATACGGCTATGTTGAGCGATTTGTTGCAGACTTATCCATATTATCAGCCTTTGCATTTATTATTGGCCAAAGCCGATTTACAAAGGGCAAAAAGCACAAATCAGCTTGTACAGGCTTCTCTTTATACCAACGGCTCGATTTTACACCAGTTTCTGTTTAAAAAAGAAACTACACCTGTTACCTTTTTAATTGTCAACGGATGTCCGGGGATCAGAGAAGAGAATGAACAGGAAGGTTTTGATGAGCTGGAAGAGGTGTTTGAGGAGATTGCTGAAGTTGACCATACCAATTACCGCCCATTCAGAAATTCAGATCCGGATGCTGAAACAGCAGTTACAGCCGAAACTCCTGAACGCAGGAACTCCCTGGAAGATGATTTCGTTTTTGAAAGCATTGCTTCTTCAGATTTCTTCGCTTTTGAACAAAACTTCAGTACAACAGAGGTTGCTGAACCACAACACGAGCAGCAGCCGGTTGCAGATGCACCTGTTATTGAAGAGCATGAAGCTCAGGCAGCGGCCGAAGTAGAAAATAGCCAGGTCAGCAATTATCATGATGAAAACCTGCCATACACCTTTTTATGGTGGCTGGCCAAAACCCGTAAAGAGCATCAGAGTATATTTCAGCCTTATGCTTTACCTAAAACAAATAACGCTCAGGAATTACAGCAGCAGTATGTAGAACATATTTTCCATATACAGAGCCACCTGACCGGAAGTGAAGCTTTACTGGGCACCGAAGAACAGCAAAGGCCAGCGACCAAAGATGCGGAGATCATCGAAAGCTTTATCAAAAATGACCCGCAGATCCTGCCCCCTAAACCCGAGCAGATCGACAATGAAAACAAGGCGAAGAAAAGTGCAGAGGATCAGAATGACCTCGTATCCGAAACACTGGCCAATATTTATATCGAGCAAATGCTTTACGACAAGGCGATAGATACTTATGAAAAATTAAGTTTGAAGTTTCCAGAAAAAAGACGTTACTTTGCCGACCTTATCCAATCTATAGAAAAGAAAATTTAACCATTTAACATACTATGCTTTTTTTAATTATTTTATTGATCATTATTTGTGTTGCATTAGGCCTGTTTGTTTTAATACAAAATCCTAAAGGCGGTGGTCTGGCAACAGGCGGGTCGGGAAGCAATATGTTCGGTGTACAACGTACAGGTGATGTACTTGAAAAAGGCACCTGGGTTCTTTTAACTTTAGTCGTTGTGATTTCACTGGCAATTACTGCTATTGGAAAAACAGGATCAACCGGAGCTACTGGCGGCGGAGATTCTAAAATTCAGCAACAATTGGATAAAACACCTACGCCTTCTCCAATTGGCGGTGGTATTAAACCAGCTACAACTCCTGCTCCAGCGACTACGCCGGAAGCACCAAAAAAATAAGCTCTTTTACAGGAGTTCAGAAGCCCGTCAGAAAATAAATCTGACGGGCTTTTTTCGTTTATCCCTGCCAGTCTGACACAAAAAAAATAGGCGCTTAATCTATTAGCTGACAAGCCTGTGTAAATTTGGCAACCGAAAGGCCCTTGGCATAAAAACTGATGTGGCTTTAACGTTATTATACAATTTATACGTTAACCTTTAAATTAAAACAATAATTAAGTTATGGCTTTAAACATTAAACCCATTGCAGATAGAGTAGTTGTTGAAGCTGCTCCTGCCGAAGAAAAAACTGCTTCGGGTATTTATATCCCGGATACAGCTAAAGAAAAACCTCAGCAAGGAACAGTAGTTGCAGTTGGCCCGGGTAAATATGCCGAGTTAACAGGAAACTTAGTACCATTGAGCGTTAAAGTTGGTGATGTAGTTTTATATGGCAAATACGGAGGTACTGAAATTACTTTTGAAGGTAAAGAGTATCTTATTATGCGTGAAACTGATCTTTACGCAGTTCTTTAGTTGTTGGTTTAACCCGGCGAATCTCACCAAATATTAAAAAAAAGTTAAAAATGGCAAAGCAAGTAAAATATAACGTAGAAGCCCGTGACGCCCTGAAAAGAGGTGTTGATACTTTGGCTAATGCAGTAAAAGTAACTTTAGGTCCAAAAGGACGTAACGTAATTATTGATAAAAAATTCGGTTCACCAGCAATTACGAAAGATGGTGTTACTGTTGCGAAAGAAATTGAATTGAAAGACCCAATCGAAAACATGGGTGCTCAAATGGTTAAAGAGGTTGCTTCTAAAACTGCTGATATTGCAGGTGACGGAACAACTACTGCAACTGTATTGGCTCAGGCGATCGTTACAGCGGGTATTAAAAACGTTGCTGCTGGTGCAAATCCAATGGATTTGAAACGCGGTATCGATAAAGCGGTTACAGCTATTGTAGCAAACTTAAAAGCTCAGTCTCAAACTGTTGGTGAAGACAATAACAAAATCAAACAGGTTGCGTCTATCTCTGCAAACAATGACGAAGTTATTGGTGCTTTGATCGCTGAGGCAATGGGTAAAGTAGGTAAAGATGGTGTAATTACTGTTGAAGAAGCAAAAGGTACTGAAACTGAAGTAAAAACAGTAGAAGGTATGCAATTTGACCGTGGTTACTTATCTCCATACTTTGTAACTAATGCTGATAAAATGGAAGCGGAATTAGAAAACGCTTACATTTTGATCTATGACAAAAAGATCAGCAACATGAAAGAATTGTTGCCGATTTTAGAGAAACAAGTTCAAACTGGCAAACCATTATTGATCATCGCTGAAGATTTAGATGGTGAAGCTTTAGCTACTTTAGTAGTGAATAAAATCCGTGGTTCTCTGAAAGTTGTTGCTGTTAAAGCTCCAGGTTTTGGTGACCGTAGAAAAGCAATGTTAGAAGATCTTGCTATCTTAACAGGTGGTACTGTAATTTCTGAAGAAAGAGGTTACAAATTAGAGAATGCTGACCTTACTTATTTAGGTACTGCTGAGAAAATCGTTGTTGATAAAGACAATACAACAATCATTAACGGTGCTGGTTCATCTGAGGATATCAAAGCCCGCGTTAACCAGATCAAAGCTCAAATCGAAACTACAACTTCTGATTACGATAAAGAAAAATTACAAGAGCGTTTGGCTAAATTAGCTGGCGGTGTTGCAGTTCTTTACGTAGGTGCAGCTTCTGAAGTAGAGATGAAAGAGAAAAAAGACCGTGTTGATGATGCTTTACATGCAACCCGTGCGGCTGTTGAAGAAGGTATCGTTGCTGGTGGTGGTGTTGCTTTCATCCGTGCTATCGAAGCTTTAGAAGGAATGAAAGGATCTAACGAAGACGAAACTACCGGTATTGCAATCGTTAAACGTGCTATCGAAGAGCCATTACGTCAAATCTGCCAGAATGCAGGTATTGAAGGTTCTATCGTAGTTCAAAAAGTTAAAGAAGGTAAAGGTGATTTCGGTTACAATGCCCGTACTGATGTTTATGAAAACTTAATCAGTGCAGGTGTTATCGATCCAACTAAAGTTGGTCGTGTAGCTTTAGAAAACGCAGCTTCTATCGCAGCGATGTTATTAACAACTGAGTGCGTATTAGCTGATGATCCTGATGATAATGCAGCAGGTTCTGCTATGCCTCCTATGGGTGGCGGTGGAATGGGCGGAATGATGTAAGTCAATTCTGTTAATCGCTGATTAAAACCTCCAGTCTTAAAACTGGAGGTTTTTTTATGCTTTAGAAAATTCAACTCGTTGTAAGGCAGGTGTTTGGAAAAATAGATTCTATTTTCTAAATTGATATACCGATACAATATGAGGAAAATTCTAACTGTCTTTTTCGCTCTCTTCCTTAGTATTATATCCTTTCATTCCAATGCTCAGCTGGCTCTTGGAACGGTGGATGGAGGACCTTATACGCCCGGATCAAGCATAAGCGCCACTTTTAATATTGGAGAAAGCAGTTGTATCAAGATTGGTAATACGTTTAGCCTGGTTTTAGTCAATGCCGCAGGCAATGAAATTACACTAGATACATATAATGGATTCTACTCTACTTTTGTCAACGGAGTTATACCAGTAAGTACACCAGCCGGCACAGGTTATAAATTAAGGGTTAAATCTTCAAACCCTGCGTTGAGTACTGATCTGTCAGCTCCTTTTGAAATTAAGGCCGGAACCCCGGTCACGGCTGCACTCAGCAGCGTAGCATCCACCATAAGTACTAATCCGCTAACTTTTGGCTCCTGTAACAGCGCAGCAAGTACGGAATTCAATTTTACCAATGAATCCACAACCGATGCGGTCACCGCCACAATTAATAATGAATTAAATCCAGGGGCTCCGGCCGTACTAACCTATTCTGCCGCAACTAAACTGAACAGCTTTACAGCAGATCAGGCACACTATACAATTTTTGTGAAAGCCACTTCACCAGATGGGACTATAGGTACACAAGCCTATTTCCTGATCAATAACCTTGCGATCACCGCATTTTCGACAACCAGCGGTAATACGGTCTGTTATCCGGTCGGTTCATTTGAATATGGTGTGGAAGTTAATAAACTGACTGGCATCGCGGCTAATTTCCCGGGTAATACCTATAAGATAGATTGGGGAGATCATAAATCAGACGAGTATACCATTTGTGATATCAAAGCAAACAACAATAAGGTACAGCATACATTTACTGAATCATCGTGCGGGTTTACTTATACCACTGGTAATAAAACCAATTATAATGCCTTTGGGATCAATGTTCAGGTTTCCAGTCCGTATTGCGGCGCAGTTGGGACAGGTATCTCCACGACAGCAAGAGTAGTTTCAAGACCGGTCAACAAGTTTGATGCGCCATCTGTAGTTTGCGTGGGCGACCGGGTGGTGCTAAGCAATCAATCTACTGCCGGACAAAACCCTAATGAGAATTCCACGGGCTGTAATGATAATCTGGTGTTGTATACGTGGTATGTAGATGGGGTCAGAGTGTTGACAGATGTTACTTTTGCCACGCCACCACCGAGCCCCGTTTTTACCACAAAAGGTACACATGTGATCCGCATGACTTCAAAAAGCAATGGCAATTGCCAGGCGGAGGATGCAGAGAAAGTTATCTGTGTGCAGGATCCGCCAAAACCGTCCTTTACACTGGGGAATGCAGTGATTTGTCTGAATCCGGGAACACTAACACCAGTTAATACCTCTGTGCTGGATAATACTTGTCCTAATGCCGGCCCCGTTTATACGTGGACAGTTACTCCGGCAGCAGGAGTAACCTTTGATGCGAATACCGCAACTCCACAATTTAAGTTTACACAGACCGGGGTATATAATGTAACGCTGGCTGTTCAGTCCGGAACCTGTACGGTGACCAGTGCCCCGCAGAAAATTGTAGTCAATACTCAACCAGAAGCCACCTTGTCACCAGACAAAACATTATGCGCCATTGGAAATTATACTTTTAATCCTACCGCAGGCCCTACGCAAACCACTTTGAATGGAACAGCAGAAGAACTCAGCGGAACTTATACATGGACAGTCAGCGGTGGAAATTACACCTTTGTATCACCTGATGGCCCGAATACTAAATATCCAACGCTAAATTTTGCCGATTACGCTACTTATACGGTAACACTGACCCATACGAACAATTGCGGAACTACAATAAAAACGCAGAAAATCACACTTTCCAAATCACCGAAACCTGAAATAACTGCCACTGCTAACCCGATTTGTTATAATTCAGCGATTAGTTTAACCGGAACTATCGTTGATAATAATCCGAATACCACCTTTGAATGGATTGGTAATGGAGGTGTATTCTCTGCACCAGTGAATTTAATTACCACTTACACCCCTACTGCTGCTGAACGCAATTCCGGAGTTGCAACTGTTATATTACGCGTTCAAACCAGTCTTCCTGAGCCCTGCGCAAAAGTCGAAGCGAATCTCACGGTACAGATCTATCCTAACAATATAGGCACAAATACGACCCAGAATATTTGTTCAGGCCAGACAGCCTTTCATACACCTGCATCCAGCGTAACTGGTAGTACTTTTACCTGGACAGCTGCTAATGCCGACGGGATGGCCACCGGATTTTCACCATCGGGGTCTGGCCCAATTAATCAGGTCATCACCAATACCAATACGACAACCAATGCTGTAGTCATCTATACGATTACCCCAAAAAGCAATGGATGTGATGGCGTACCCTATACTTTTACCGTAACGGTTACGCCCATACCAGTAGTCACAGCAACCGCAGCCCAACCTGTGATTTGCGGAAACGAAGCTGCTGGAATTATGCTGAGTTCTACGATAGCGAATACCAAATATACCTGGACAAGTACTGCTACTGCCGGCGTCACCGGAAATACAAATCAAACCATTCCAATTGCGGTGACTGCAATTCAGGATGTTTTAGTGAACAGCGGCGCGGCGCAGGGAACGGTAACTTATACGATTACCCCGGTTTCCACAGCAAGCTGCCAGGGAACACCAGTCACAATTACTATTAAAGTTGATGCACCAATTACGGTTGCCAATGCCGGTCCTGCACAAACTTTATGTGCAAAACCAAGTACATCGCTTGCCGGGAATATACCTAAAACAGGAGAAACCGGGCAATGGTCTGTGGTTTCCGGAACGCTGGTCATTGCTGATCCGTCAAACCCGCAAACATTAATCACCGGGCTTATCCCAGGCCAGACATATGTGTTGAAATGGACAATCAAAGGCGCCGCAAACTGTACACCAACAACGGCAGAAGTCTCGATCAATAATCTTTTGCCAATCAGCAATACCATTACCAGCAGCAGTACTGAAGTTTGTTATGGACAAACGATTGACATCACAGGTGATACACCAACCGGAGGAAACGGGACTTATACTTACCTCTGGGAAAGCAGCGCCGACAATGGAGTTACATGGAACGTGATCAGCAGCCAGACCTCCAAAGATTTAAATTTCAAACTCTTATCGACTTTAAGTTTTCGCAGAACGGTAACCAGCGGTTCCTGTCCTATGCCCAGTAACATAATCCACATAATCGCGCAACCTCCAATCAGCAATAATACAATTGCTGCCGATCAAACCATCTGTACCGGGTTAATCCCTGCTGCATTGACAGGCAGTACGCCTACAGGATCTGATGGTCACTTTAATTATCAATGGCAATCCAGCACTGATAATGCAGCATGGACGGACATTAGCGGTGCCGTATTTTCAGGTTACCAGCCACAAGCATTAACCACGACCATCTTTTACAGACGTGTGGTAAGTACACAAGTTTGTAGCGGAGCTTTACAAAGTATCAGTCCTTCCGTAAAAATTACCGTCAAACCGAATGCGAAAGCCGAATATACTTTCACCGCGGATAATGGCTGTATTCCATTTGTTTTAAATATAACAGCTGTTACTTATCCAGACCGCAACGCTGTTTATACGTGGTATGCTGACGGTGTGCAAATTGGAACAGGTAG of Pedobacter cryoconitis contains these proteins:
- a CDS encoding LptE family protein, with the protein product MKRICLLLLLPLATLVNSCSVKLNGASIPAEMKTVAVSYFENNAPLVIPTLSADFTEALKLRIRNQTRLVVTQSNADAVFEGRITGYDIRPIALQNNNAPSAGGNRLTIKVSVKYTNNLNPKQSFEESFERFKDFDMRGQSLESLQLQLNKDINAQLTEDIFNRAFAQW
- the secG gene encoding preprotein translocase subunit SecG; the encoded protein is MLFLIILLIIICVALGLFVLIQNPKGGGLATGGSGSNMFGVQRTGDVLEKGTWVLLTLVVVISLAITAIGKTGSTGATGGGDSKIQQQLDKTPTPSPIGGGIKPATTPAPATTPEAPKK
- the groES gene encoding co-chaperone GroES, which codes for MALNIKPIADRVVVEAAPAEEKTASGIYIPDTAKEKPQQGTVVAVGPGKYAELTGNLVPLSVKVGDVVLYGKYGGTEITFEGKEYLIMRETDLYAVL
- the groL gene encoding chaperonin GroEL (60 kDa chaperone family; promotes refolding of misfolded polypeptides especially under stressful conditions; forms two stacked rings of heptamers to form a barrel-shaped 14mer; ends can be capped by GroES; misfolded proteins enter the barrel where they are refolded when GroES binds), with protein sequence MAKQVKYNVEARDALKRGVDTLANAVKVTLGPKGRNVIIDKKFGSPAITKDGVTVAKEIELKDPIENMGAQMVKEVASKTADIAGDGTTTATVLAQAIVTAGIKNVAAGANPMDLKRGIDKAVTAIVANLKAQSQTVGEDNNKIKQVASISANNDEVIGALIAEAMGKVGKDGVITVEEAKGTETEVKTVEGMQFDRGYLSPYFVTNADKMEAELENAYILIYDKKISNMKELLPILEKQVQTGKPLLIIAEDLDGEALATLVVNKIRGSLKVVAVKAPGFGDRRKAMLEDLAILTGGTVISEERGYKLENADLTYLGTAEKIVVDKDNTTIINGAGSSEDIKARVNQIKAQIETTTSDYDKEKLQERLAKLAGGVAVLYVGAASEVEMKEKKDRVDDALHATRAAVEEGIVAGGGVAFIRAIEALEGMKGSNEDETTGIAIVKRAIEEPLRQICQNAGIEGSIVVQKVKEGKGDFGYNARTDVYENLISAGVIDPTKVGRVALENAASIAAMLLTTECVLADDPDDNAAGSAMPPMGGGGMGGMM
- a CDS encoding PKD domain-containing protein, with the protein product MRKILTVFFALFLSIISFHSNAQLALGTVDGGPYTPGSSISATFNIGESSCIKIGNTFSLVLVNAAGNEITLDTYNGFYSTFVNGVIPVSTPAGTGYKLRVKSSNPALSTDLSAPFEIKAGTPVTAALSSVASTISTNPLTFGSCNSAASTEFNFTNESTTDAVTATINNELNPGAPAVLTYSAATKLNSFTADQAHYTIFVKATSPDGTIGTQAYFLINNLAITAFSTTSGNTVCYPVGSFEYGVEVNKLTGIAANFPGNTYKIDWGDHKSDEYTICDIKANNNKVQHTFTESSCGFTYTTGNKTNYNAFGINVQVSSPYCGAVGTGISTTARVVSRPVNKFDAPSVVCVGDRVVLSNQSTAGQNPNENSTGCNDNLVLYTWYVDGVRVLTDVTFATPPPSPVFTTKGTHVIRMTSKSNGNCQAEDAEKVICVQDPPKPSFTLGNAVICLNPGTLTPVNTSVLDNTCPNAGPVYTWTVTPAAGVTFDANTATPQFKFTQTGVYNVTLAVQSGTCTVTSAPQKIVVNTQPEATLSPDKTLCAIGNYTFNPTAGPTQTTLNGTAEELSGTYTWTVSGGNYTFVSPDGPNTKYPTLNFADYATYTVTLTHTNNCGTTIKTQKITLSKSPKPEITATANPICYNSAISLTGTIVDNNPNTTFEWIGNGGVFSAPVNLITTYTPTAAERNSGVATVILRVQTSLPEPCAKVEANLTVQIYPNNIGTNTTQNICSGQTAFHTPASSVTGSTFTWTAANADGMATGFSPSGSGPINQVITNTNTTTNAVVIYTITPKSNGCDGVPYTFTVTVTPIPVVTATAAQPVICGNEAAGIMLSSTIANTKYTWTSTATAGVTGNTNQTIPIAVTAIQDVLVNSGAAQGTVTYTITPVSTASCQGTPVTITIKVDAPITVANAGPAQTLCAKPSTSLAGNIPKTGETGQWSVVSGTLVIADPSNPQTLITGLIPGQTYVLKWTIKGAANCTPTTAEVSINNLLPISNTITSSSTEVCYGQTIDITGDTPTGGNGTYTYLWESSADNGVTWNVISSQTSKDLNFKLLSTLSFRRTVTSGSCPMPSNIIHIIAQPPISNNTIAADQTICTGLIPAALTGSTPTGSDGHFNYQWQSSTDNAAWTDISGAVFSGYQPQALTTTIFYRRVVSTQVCSGALQSISPSVKITVKPNAKAEYTFTADNGCIPFVLNITAVTYPDRNAVYTWYADGVQIGTGSNFPGYTMKISNATVVIKLVVTSSLGCTQDEFSHTFSTIENVVPAFTQSAKEGCGPLKVNFINTSTSLTNATFLWDFGNGVTTTQVMPGQVTFQPDPLGKDTTYKVALTATTSCGKVTVVSGVFVKARPIALFSPDKTVGCSPMKVTFSNTSPGGTNTYYFDFGDGTLLTKTDKSPVEHIYTTGAVKEYIVKMAAQNECGREETSYTIRVSPNTILPELVVNADEKEGCAPLKVNFYNNSKGAGSFQYDFGDGTTLVTRSAPEVVAHTFTSSGTFTVKLTASNGCSDTTTTETIKALPQPAVAFNGDILLGCPGLVVQFKNTSSGGISYLWDFGDGTTSAEFEPKHTFDGSKEFYTVTLTATNTLGCSNVSVLTDYIHIVPPPVAQFNVSPSTVINIPDYTFRFEDQSTGSPAVWFWDFGDKQTSILKNPSHTYLDTGTYVVTLRVTNQQGCFSTTFKKVSVVGVPGYLFLPNSFMPGSETPELRIYKAKGSGIKNWRMSIFNKWGQDLWETTKLDEGRPAEGWDGLFKGEQAPQGVYFWKIDVEFINGMEWKGMTYDSSAPKRTGIIHLIR